The following is a genomic window from Synergistaceae bacterium.
CGCTGAGGCGAGTTATAATTAAAGTGGCGGTCTATAATGAAAGCCTTGTGCTGAACTGGAGGGAGACCATGTTGAACAGCACCGTGATCCTGAACTTTCTCAAACGTCACAAGCGCGAGTTTGAAACTCGCTTCTCCGTGACGCGGATTGGTCTGTTCGGCTCGGTCCTACACGGCACCGCCGACGAGACGAGCGACGTGGACATTCTGGTAGAGCTGTCCAGTCCGACGTTCGATAACTACATGGATCTGAAATTCTTCCTCGAGGATCACTTCAAACGACCTGTGGACCTGGTGTTGGCGGACTGTTTGAAGCCTCGCATAGAACCAGTCATCACCAGCGAAGTATCCTATGCGTGGACATCATAGGACTTTAAAGCGTATTACT
Proteins encoded in this region:
- a CDS encoding nucleotidyltransferase family protein, yielding MLNSTVILNFLKRHKREFETRFSVTRIGLFGSVLHGTADETSDVDILVELSSPTFDNYMDLKFFLEDHFKRPVDLVLADCLKPRIEPVITSEVSYAWTS